In the genome of Capricornis sumatraensis isolate serow.1 chromosome 4, serow.2, whole genome shotgun sequence, the window GAACCACGGTCTCctacactgaaggcagattctttgccagctgagttaCTTAGAAGccctaagacccgacacagccaaataaataaatgaatagatattttaaaaaataagaatttgtcGTTAATTGTTATAATTCTCAAGGTGATATGAAACAACATGCTTTGTTATATACAGCATGAACCAGTCCctgaaaatatgtatgtattaacaATATTTTGGGGAGCTATGCTAGTCAGGAAAATCCTgcttcaacattacatgaaccaagaactttcagatgttcaagctgggtttagaaaaggcaggggaaccagagaccaaattgtcaacatttgttggatcatagagaaagcaagggaattccacaaaaacatctacctctctttcattgactatgctaaagcctttgactgtgtggatcataaaaaactgtggaaaactcttaaagagatgggaatacaagagcATCTAACCTGTCTTCTggtaaacctgtatgcaggtcaagaagctataGTTTGAACCTTGTATGGAACAACTAACTGGAtcaagactgagaaaggagtatgacaaggttgTTTATTGccctgggcaaactccaggagatggtgagggactgggaagcctggcatgctgcagtccatggggttgtaaagagtgggacatgacttggacatgacttgacGACTGAACAGCATTAGTCAGGAAACttttgactattaaaaaaaaatgttttgtctcAAACTAGTGTAAACtctaagaaaattatttcatttacctAGGTATCTAAAGGAGAGATGGTTCTAATCCATGATCAAGGACTCAAGCTATTTACCTCTCTATTCTGTGACATTAGCATCTTCATCCTAGACCTTGTCTCTTTGGGGTTAAAGATAATTGCCAGTGGCAGCTGGGTCTATTTTCTTATTCATAACCTGCTGAAAACAGAGTCTTTTTTAAACCTAGGATAATAATTCTTTCACTTCAGTTTGTTGAAATCATTCAGGACCTTATTCTGAACTTGGATTAGGGACTGCTGCCAGTAGAATATAATTTAACacctatatatcttctttggtaggGTATATGTTGAAATCTTTGACCCAGTTTTTAGCTAGGTTTCCTTATCTACTTTTTGTTGAGTATTATGAATTCTTTTTATGCTCTGGGAAACAGTAAtttatcagatatgtctttttcagatattttctcccaatctgagacttgtcttttccttttcttgactGTGCCTTTTGCaaagcagatttcttttttaatgaagtcCTGCTTATCAATTAATTCTTTCATGGATTTTGCCTTTGGTGGTTTATTTTACAAGTCATTGCCATTTTGAAGATCATCTAGGTTTTCTTCTATGTTATCtagtaggagttttatagttttgtttgttaCATTTTAGTGTGTGATCTGTTTGGTATTAATACTTGTGAATGGTATAACGAATACAtccaaagtcatttttttttgcatgagGGTGTCTATTTGTTCCAGTACAGCTTGCTGAAAAGATGATCTGGGCTCCATTGTACCTCTTTTGCTCTTTTGTTGAAGGTCAGTTGATTATATTCATGTGGATCTGCTTAtaggctctttattctgttccatttatctattgGTCTATTGTTTTGCTAAAACCACACTGTCTTATTTAAGTCTTGATGGCAAATAGTGTCAATTCTCTGATATTATTCTTCTCCTTCAATATTATGTTGCCTATAATGGGCCTTTTGACTCataatataaactttagaattggTTTGTCAAGGTCAACAAGATAACATGCTGAGATTTTTTACTGTGAttacactgaatctatagatcaagtggggaagaactgacattttgacaatattgagtcttcctaaCCATAATCATGGACTATTGTTACATTTAcgtgtgtgcttagttactcagtcatgtctgactctttgtgactccatgaactgtagtctgccaggtttctctgtcattTGCATTTACTTAGTtccttattttcatttatcagttttgtagttttcctcataAAGTTTTGCATTTATTCTGTTATATTTATACTTAAGTATTTCATTTGGGGGGATGTTATGGAAATggtatcttgttttaattttaagtttGTTCATTGCTGTATAAGAAAGCAATTGACTTACATATGGTAACTTTGTATCTGGCTACATTGTGTCTTGCTACATTTGTGTCAAACTAACTTATTAGTTTCAGGAGGGTTTTTTTGgtcatttcttttggattttctatatACATGATCATGTCAACTGCAAAGATCATTTTATTTCTACCATCCCAATTTGTATACTtttatctttcttcctttgttgCATTAGCTAGTATTTCTAGAACATGTTGAAAAGCAGTAGTGAGAGAGAATATCTTTGACTTGTACCTATTATTGGTATAAAAACTTTGAGTATTTCACCATGAAGTGCAATGCTAGTTTTAGATTTGTTTTAGATAATCTTTATCAAGTTGAAgatattttcctctattctttgctTATTGAGCATTCTTATAACGAATGAATGTGGATTTTGTTGAATGCTTTTTTGCAGCTATTGATATATTGTgtgctttttttcatttgttatgaTGGGTtacattaaatcattttaaatgttgaACCAGGTTTGTATGTTCAGGCATACAAACTGGGATACAACTGTATCCCAGTGGTTTCGctaaattataattttgtatacatttttctattctttgaagGAGACTAGAGAGAATTAGTATAATATTCCTTAAAAGTTTGTTGCAATTTACCATGACTCCACCTTGGCCTGTTGCTTTCCGTTTTAGAAGGTTATTGATTAGCCCCTCATTTTAATAACAGAATTAGACCTATTCACATTCctatttcttcttgtgtgagTATTGACATTGGATGTTTTTCAGAGTTGGTACATTTCACCTAATTTATTATAGGAGACATAGAATTACTCCTAATATTCCTTTAAATGTCCGTGGGATCAGTTGTGATATTGCATTTCACTTCTGGCCTCTCTTTTATTCTTAGTTAGCatccttgcatgcatgctcaggcaCTAAATTGCATCTGaatttttgtgactccatgggccctagccagccagactcctctgtccatggaatttcccaggtaaaaatactggaatgggtagccatttccttttcaaggaagtgttcttgacccagggatcaaacccacatttcctgagaCTCCTGCATTTACAGGtagactttttaccactgagccaactggaaaACCCTTAGTCAGTATGACTAAAGGCTAAtccattttattgatcttttcaaagaagcagcttCCTTCTACAATGGCTAAATTCATTCATCTCTTCTATACActctttttgctttatatatctaAACTGTCattattgtgctgtgctgtgcttagttgctcagccatgtccgactctttgtgaccccatggaatatagcccaccaggctcctctgtccatggcattcttcaggccagaatactggagtaggttgcctgccctcctccaggggatcttcctgactcagggatcgaatatAGTCTCTGGCATCCcttgcattacaagcagattctttacctgctgagccacctgggaagcctcctgtCATTATTAACACAATATAAATGACAATGTCATTGTtgacattaaaaaatgataaagtcCAATTTATGTTTCTCTTCTGCTCTGTTTTCTGTAGGTATGTGTTAGGCACTCCTACTGTACAATCCAGGGTAACAAATGCAAAATAGTCTCAGGAGGACAAGTAGACTCCAAGAAACAGAAACTTTTATTTGCATCTTAACAAATTGTGGGTAGGCATTCAGTCTGGATGTGTGTTCTGTAGACTAGCTAAATTTTATATCCATAAGTAGAGGGGTCTCTGTGAAGCTATTTTGGATTCCACAACAATGCAATAATTGGGTCCATTTcatctttataaaatgaaaaagaagaaaatcatccTGCCATCAAGCAGCAATGCATGCCTTTTTCTGCAGCAGGTAattgaaaattaatgaaacaaaaatagtaTTAAGGATTGGCAGACATGCTGAGTATAGTGGAAGGCCTCCTCATTTATGTAGCAGTTAGTGAATCAGTATTGGGGGTCTTAGGGAATGGATTTATTGGAGTTGTAAGCTGCATTGATTGTGTGAAAAGCAAGAAGATCCCTACTGTCAGCCTTATTCTCACTGGCTTAGCTTCTTCCAGATTTTGCCTGATATGGATAATAATTACAGATGCATATGTGAGGATGTTTTTTCCAGATACATATTTGTCTGGTAATCTAAGTCAAAATATAGCTCACTTATGGATAATTATGAATCAATCAAGTATCTGGTTTGCCACCAGCCTCAACATCTTCTATTTCCTGAAGATAGCCAATTATTCCCACTGCATTTTTCTCTGGCTGAAGGGTCACATCAACAGGGTTCTTCTCCTTTTCATGGGGTCCTTGCTCATTTCATGGTTATTTGCTTTTCCAAGCATTGCAAAGCCTAGTATTAATGATATTATGAAGAACAGAAGTTCAGCCTTGCTGATCGCCATGCATAAAAGGGAATACTTGACAAATCATATTCTGCTCAATATTGGAGTCATTCTTGTCTTTGTACTATGCCTGATTACATGTTTCTTATTAATAACTTCCCTTTGGAGACACAACAGAAAGATGCGATTGAATGCCACAGGATTCAGAGATCCCAGCACTGAAGCACATATCAAAGCAATGAAGATTTTGGTGTCTTTTATCATCCTCTTTATCTTGTATTTTATAGGCACTGCCATACAAATATCAGGTAGTACTATGCCTAAAAACAAACTGTTGCTCATTATTGGTATAacaaccagactcctctatccctGTGGACACGCATTGATCCTAATTCTAGGAAACAGGAAGCTGAAGCAAGACTTTTTGAGGGTACTGAAGCCATTAAAGTGCTGGGGAAAAGAGAAACTTCTTAGAATTCCATGACGGGCTTGGGAAGAAATGGATGTTGCAAGAAAGTAATCTAGTGATGAAATTCCTGAAAATCTgtttcactttctgctttcttGCAGTGGTTTTAACTGTGTTTTGAACATAACTAAAATCTTACAAAATGATTTTGACTACATCTCAAGGGATGTCACTTTTCACTGAGATTTTAATCCCATATACAAATTAAGTGGCTCAGGGAGCTTCCTTCTCTTGCCAGTGGTTTCTCCCAACCATCAACCTCAGACCGAAAATTACTTGGAGATTATTTACTATAAAGATGTTGCTGGTAGAAGTAAGTCTCTAAAACAAGATTTCTATTTGTGTTTTAATTGAATTCCCTGAAGCAATGATAGTCCTTCACCAAAAATAACTCAATGAATTATTATATtaattctctttcttattttaatgcccacatttttctagatttttcaaGTAAGAACCACTTCAAATCATCTCTTGTGTCCTTTTGACATGTCCCTATTCTTCGTTCATGTTTCCTTACATTCTTTCAAACCAAAACATTTCAGGCTCACTTTGTGCTTTTCCTCACCCAGCCCGGGATTTGTTATTTCTGCAAGAAGTCTTCATTTATTTGAGGAAACAAGGGCATTAGAAAATGAAACTTTTGTTGTATACAAACATTATATACACCTACttacttctttctccctctttgccTCTGTCTATGTATCTCTCTAATTGTAATATATGATGCATCTATGCTGATGTTAATTATAATtagaaaatttcaattaaaaaccaCAAGctttcttcttgctgctgctgctaagctgcttcagtcgtgtccaactctgtgtgaccccatagacggcagtccaccaggctcctccattcctgggattatcaaggcaagaatactggagtgggttgccatttccttctccaatgcattaaagtgaaaagtgagaatgaagtcgttcagtcatgtccaacccttagtgaccccatggactgcagcctacccggctcctccatccctgggattctccaggcaagaatactggagtgggttgccatttccttctccaaagcttcCTTTTTACCATGTTGCAAATCCTCTTTTTAACCATGAAAGATATGGCTCTTATTTGTTCAgttaa includes:
- the LOC138078855 gene encoding taste receptor type 2 member 10-like — its product is MLSIVEGLLIYVAVSESVLGVLGNGFIGVVSCIDCVKSKKIPTVSLILTGLASSRFCLIWIIITDAYVRMFFPDTYLSGNLSQNIAHLWIIMNQSSIWFATSLNIFYFLKIANYSHCIFLWLKGHINRVLLLFMGSLLISWLFAFPSIAKPSINDIMKNRSSALLIAMHKREYLTNHILLNIGVILVFVLCLITCFLLITSLWRHNRKMRLNATGFRDPSTEAHIKAMKILVSFIILFILYFIGTAIQISGSTMPKNKLLLIIGITTRLLYPCGHALILILGNRKLKQDFLRVLKPLKCWGKEKLLRIP